Part of the Bacillota bacterium genome is shown below.
AGATCAGGCCCGAACCCAGTATCACCGAACCCAGGTTGGCCATGCGGGCCCTGCGGGCGAACACCCTGAGTACCACCCCTGGGACCACCAGGACCAGGGCGTAGTCCGTAACACGGAAGGCGATGAGCTGGACTGCCACGGTGGTGCCCAGCCCGGATCCCAGCAGGACCGCCAGGGTCTGGCTGGTCGTGAGGAGGGATGCCTTCACGAATCCCACCAGCATAACGCTGACTGCGGTGCTGGACTGCATGAGAGCGGTCATGAGAAAGCCCAGCGCCACACCGGCGATGGGCCACCTGGCGGTGGTTTCGAGAGCCATCTTGATGCGGGTGTGCGCTACCCTCTCCAGGCCACTGGCGGCCACATGCACACCGTAGAGGAGAAAGCCCAGGCCTCCCGCCAGGAGCATCACAACGCCGAGATCCATCGCTCTCCCCTCCCTAGCGCACCCTCCGGGCCCTCTTCGGCATGAAGGGACGGCGTTCCCCAGTGACCTTAAAGTGTGCCATCTCCGCGATGTTCACCGAATGATCCGCAGCTCGCTCCAGGTACCTGGCAACCAGAGCCATCTGGGAGGCCATCTCCACCCGGGAAGGGTCTGCCTTCATGACATCCACCATCTCGGCCTGGGTCTCGTAGAAGTACCGGTCCACCCTGTCATCAGCCCCGGCGACCTGAAGGGCAAGATCCAGGTCACTCTGGATGTAGGCGGTCATGGCGTCCCGGAACATCCCCTGGACCGGTTCAGCCATCTCCAAGACCTTTCCCGGGGGTGCCTCCCAGCCCTGGGCCTCGCTCTTCTGGGCAACCTGGGCAATGTTCACGGCATAATCCCCAATGCGCTCCAGTTCCTTCACTATCCTAAGCACCGAGGCCAGCACCCTGAGGTCCGTGGTAGTAGGCTGCTGCAGGGATATTACCTCCAGGGCCCTCATCTCTATGGCATGGTCCACCTCGTCGATGTTGTCATCAGCCTTGATGACACCCTGAGCCACGCCTGCGTTCCCTTTCTCCAGGGCCTCCATGGCCAGGGCAAGAGAACGGGAAACCTGCTTGGCCATGTCCACGAGGTCCTCTTGGATCTCTTCGATGGCCCTGTCATAGAAACTTGGGCACTCCCCGTAGACGTCCTTCATGCCCCTACCCCCCTTTGGCCCAAGGCTATCCTTCACTTATTCTAATCTTCGAACACCATTCCTGTCACCTTGAGCCCCGCGGGAATTCCAGGAAGGCTGCCCCCTTCACACAAAGCCATGGGCCCCCGGGAAGGGGGCCTCTCCAGGTAGCCTCTTCTTGGTGTTCAACACCCTTCAGCGTAGCTTGAAGAGGGACGATGACCGGAGCCTATACACCTTTATACACCTTCACACACCCCATCCTAGGGAAACCCCTTATCGCTTTGGTATCCAGTGCATTTCCATGATAGCACCGTGTTCACCTCGCACACAGACGAGAGCCGTGGATGAGCATGGGAAAGTTCCCCTCCAGCATCCCGGCGAATACCTCACCCAGGGCAAAGAGCCCCAGCCTCCCTAGGGGAAACCCCCTGGCCTGTAACCAAGCCCACTCCTCCTTCATATACTGGCACTGCCAGGTTGACGTAAGCCGTGGCTAAACCATTGAACCTCTGAGGGATTGGGGTGTCATCTGGGCGATGTGGGCCTTGAGAATACTGGTAGAAGACCTTCATGTAAGACTTCCGGAGGATCAGGGGAAAGGGTACGCCGGCGCAGCCACCCTGGGGCACCCCGGGGAGCACGGCATTCACGGCGCCTTGGTGTACCAGGGCTCCTTGCTGAGTTCCAAGGTGGCACAGGGCTGGCCGGCCCTGCGCCACACCAAGGCGCGGAAGGATGAGTCCCTGGAGATAAGGCCCATGTGGAGCCTTTCTCCATCCCGGGCTGCCCTCTACAGGCTTCTCATCCAAGCGGGCCCCCTCCTGGTGGTCAAGGGAAGGGCCCTCCGGCAGCACCAGGGGGCTATTAGCGCGCACCCCCAGGCCATAATCCCCCGGGTGGCCGTGGGTGTCACTGACGCTGAGCATGTCATGGTGGCCGCCCGCGACTCCACCATTTGGGGCATGGCCTGCTGGATGAGGGACCTCGGGTGCGTTGATGCCATGGCGGGTCCTTCGGGCCCCGCCGCCTGTTTTATGGTGGATGGCCATAAGGTCTACGGTGACGGAAGCCCCACGCTGGGAGCGCTTGCCTGGACGCGTCACGAGATCCTGGTGAGTCCGGGGGAAGCCCTCGCGGACCCGGGCCTTAACTACCGCCTCACTCAGAACTTCGATGCCAGGGAGTTCTCATGTCCCCACTGCTCCCGCGTGATGCTCTCCAAGGGGTTTGAGGACCTTGTCCTGCGCCTGCAAGCACTCCGCTCGGATCTTGGCCGTCCAGTCATCATCACCAGCAGCTACCGGTGCCCAGAGTACAACGGGACCCTTCCAGGCGCCGCCAAGAACTCCCTTCACATGAAGGGAATGGCCGCAGATATAAGGGTGCCGGGAATGAGCATTAAGGAACTCACCAGGAGGGCAATGCCCTTCTTCGAGAACGGCGGTATTGGAGTATACCAGGGTCACCTCCACGTTGACGTGGGCTCCAAGCGACGCTGGTAGGCAGGAGTGACAAGAAGTGGACATGGATGTGGGAAGGGATATGCCCGCTGTCCTGGTGGTCATGGGGGTCGTCCAGCTGGCCAAGGCGCTGGGCTTCCCCTCAAGGTTCAGCGGCCTCTTGGCGGTGGCCCTGGGCCTGGTAATCAGCCTGGGCTACACCTACTTTTCTGAGACGCCGTGGTTTACCACCCTCATAAGGGGGCTGGCCGTTGGGCTAAGCGCCACAGGTCTCTACAGCACAGTGAAACACGTCCTTGGCCGGTGAGGCGCTGGCCCCGGGTGCGGCTTCAGCCCCCGGGATCTTCGAGTCCGGCGATGTGCTGGGCCATCTCCGGGGCCAGCACCGTATAGCGCTTGACGTTCCCATAAGACACGGTCTCCACCCCAGCCCGTTCCCGGGAGTGACTCCACACCGTGATCCTTGCACCTCCATCCATTTCCAGGACCACCCGGGTGCCCACCGGCTTGCCCGGGTACCGCACCGGGTCCTCGCCCATGTTGAACAATGTGATGAACTCGGTGATCTCCTCCCGGGAGAGGGCAGCCTCCCTCCCACCTGCAAGCACGAAGGCACGCTGGGCGTTCCGGGGTATCAAGAGCTCGTGAGTGCAGAAGAACTCCCCACCCCGGGTCACCATGAGGGTGGCGACAGCCAGGAAGAGCAATATGAAATGGTTTCTCGTCAAGCCAAGGACCTCTCTTTCCCCATCACAACCTGTGCTATAATGGATGCGGCAGTCTCAGGAGGCAAAAGCCAGGTTGAAACCCTATATCATGGTACTCACCGCCGGAGTGCTCTGGGGTTCAGGCTCCCTGTTTGTCCGGCTCTTGCAGCTGCAGGGTCTCCAAGCATCCCTCATCGTCCTCATGAGGGCATCCATGGCCTGGGCCATCCTGGGCCTGTGGATACTTCTTTCCCAACCTCGCCTACTGCGCATACAGCGGAGGGATATCCCCATCTTCCTGGTGCTCGGCTTCGTGGGCCCCGCCCTGTCCCAGCCGCTCTTCATAACCTG
Proteins encoded:
- the phoU gene encoding phosphate signaling complex protein PhoU, producing the protein MKDVYGECPSFYDRAIEEIQEDLVDMAKQVSRSLALAMEALEKGNAGVAQGVIKADDNIDEVDHAIEMRALEVISLQQPTTTDLRVLASVLRIVKELERIGDYAVNIAQVAQKSEAQGWEAPPGKVLEMAEPVQGMFRDAMTAYIQSDLDLALQVAGADDRVDRYFYETQAEMVDVMKADPSRVEMASQMALVARYLERAADHSVNIAEMAHFKVTGERRPFMPKRARRVR
- a CDS encoding D-Ala-D-Ala carboxypeptidase family metallohydrolase, with product MRILVEDLHVRLPEDQGKGYAGAATLGHPGEHGIHGALVYQGSLLSSKVAQGWPALRHTKARKDESLEIRPMWSLSPSRAALYRLLIQAGPLLVVKGRALRQHQGAISAHPQAIIPRVAVGVTDAEHVMVAARDSTIWGMACWMRDLGCVDAMAGPSGPAACFMVDGHKVYGDGSPTLGALAWTRHEILVSPGEALADPGLNYRLTQNFDAREFSCPHCSRVMLSKGFEDLVLRLQALRSDLGRPVIITSSYRCPEYNGTLPGAAKNSLHMKGMAADIRVPGMSIKELTRRAMPFFENGGIGVYQGHLHVDVGSKRRW